The Falco biarmicus isolate bFalBia1 chromosome W, bFalBia1.pri, whole genome shotgun sequence DNA window AAGGTGCTTTCTTGGTAACATGCTTCACTATCACTCATTTCTGGAAATCACGATACAAAATGTCAGGATGCACAGAGATTATTTTCCTATCTTCACCCACAAACTGCCTCCAAActctgcaatatttttaaagagaaaaaaattatcagatgTTTCCAATTGAGTTAATGCAAGCTTTGCCAAGACCACTTGAAGACAATTGTTTCCAGGAATCCAGATCCACTGAATATTGAGACCTTGTTACGCTGAAACCATGTCATCATCTATTTAATGGTGGGTACTTCCCCTTGGATACTAATGTCTGCAAGAGaagcaggatcaggccctctACTCCCTCACCCCTTTTGCAATCTTTTCTGAGGCAAAGCTCACCCTGGCTCTCCTTTTCCTGGAGGGGAGCACAAATCCAGGCTAGTGGAAGTTTGTCCTCCTCCCCAATGCTCATTACATCCATACAATTCCACACACAATATTCTGAAACAGCTGATCAAGGAAGCTCCCCCCACACTTACCCCTCTGACCAAGATACCTACTGATGCATTTTCCTTCATAGGCTAATCCAATGGATCTGCCCAGTAGGCAGGTAGCTTTCCTCAGGTGGCAGGCGCTGGAGTAAGTTATGCCATCATTCCCGCAGAGATACTGTTCAGGGGAGGTGGACTCTGGGCAAATTCGATTACATGTCACGCAGTAGGCATTATTAGTTTGATCAACCACACATGTGGAGCTTCCTGGGCATAAAACATCCCTACAGGTctctgaaataaagacagaaacaCACAATGGTTAATAGGAGATCCCAGAGCTCCAGCAAGGAGTGAATGGGTGACACAATGAAACAAATGATTGGATAAAAGCTTTCAGCAGCTCTCCTCATTTAAGGGCCACTGGAGGAAACCTTCCCATCTCAGGGTAGCTGGTAGGACACAAGTGCTGCTAGACTATGGGGAACTCTCAATCCAGCCATGTCCTTGCTTGTTGAGTGTGGTTTGGTTACTGTCTCCCAGCATTTGGAATGTCACTCTGGTTCCTGTGGGGAAGTATGTCCAACAGCTCCTCCTCCCTTCACTCACACACCCTTTGGCATTTGAGGGAGATTGGATTAGATTTGCAAACCTACTTTTGCATTTGCCCTGATACTGGACTTCAAGTTCGGGCTGTTCTTTACATCTGGCTTTGAGAAGGGCACACTCGTTCCTGTAGGTTTTCCCATCTAAGCCACACACGGGGCCCTTCCAAGTGATATTAGAGCAATCCGGAGCACAAACACACCGAGGTTTGTTCTTCTTgttcattttacatttcttcccGGGTCCACAGTCCACGTTCTCACACGTTTCTGGTGGAAGGAAAGAGGCACCACTTTAGCACCGAGTGTGCAGAACAGAACTGGTGTCAAAACTGCTTAAAGAAAGACACTGCAGCATGACCCCTGGGCATAAAGAGAAAAgacctttccccctcctccaggAAACACCACTCGAAGGAAATTTCCCCCGCCAGTGGGAAAGGAGGTCGCTCCCTTCCTCCCCGCAATGTGCATGGTGGCCGAGAAGAAATGGGGGTCCCCTCACTGATCCCGGGGCTGCTACGAGATGCCCCTCAAAGCCCCACCGAGGAAGGATGCAGGAGGACCCCTCTGCCCCCCTCTAGCTCCTTCCCCGCTCCTCCTCCCTCAGCCCAGTCCCTGTCTGAACCGCTCCTCAGCAAGAAACAGCTCACCAGCATCCCTCTCACCTTTGCACGGGATGCAGTTTGGGGCTCCCCCATTAAAAATCATCCACTTAAAAAGCGTATTGTCGTTGACGTCCTCTTCCGTCCACGAAGTTGTCAGGCGGCCGGTCTTGCAGCACTCCTCCTTGCTGAGGTCGGTTTTGTAGAGGACCTGGCAGCGGCCGTCTCGCGCCTGCCGGAGCCAGCAGTTCCCAgctgcggggggaggggggagggggagacgACACCCAGCCGGATCAGCGGCAGCCAGACACCAGTGACCCAGACACAACACGTGCGCCGTGCAATGACTTTTACTAGACTGTTTACTTTTATTTGTCCCATTTCATAACCCGCAGTTACTCCAGCCCATTTGGGAAcgcagttaaaaaaaaaatcccaaacaactAAAC harbors:
- the LOC130141869 gene encoding follistatin-like isoform X2; translation: MLNQRIHPGMLLLLMFLCHFMEDHTVRAGNCWLRQARDGRCQVLYKTDLSKEECCKTGRLTTSWTEEDVNDNTLFKWMIFNGGAPNCIPCKETCENVDCGPGKKCKMNKKNKPRCVCAPDCSNITWKGPVCGLDGKTYRNECALLKARCKEQPELEVQYQGKCKKTCRDVLCPGSSTCVVDQTNNAYCVTCNRICPESTSPEQYLCGNDGITYSSACHLRKATCLLGRSIGLAYEGKCIKAKSCEDIQCSAGKKCLWDFKIGRGRCALCDEPCPESKSDEAVCASDNTTYPSECAMKKAACYMGVLLEVKHSGSCN
- the LOC130141869 gene encoding follistatin-like isoform X1, translating into MLNQRIHPGMLLLLMFLCHFMEDHTVRAGNCWLRQARDGRCQVLYKTDLSKEECCKTGRLTTSWTEEDVNDNTLFKWMIFNGGAPNCIPCKETCENVDCGPGKKCKMNKKNKPRCVCAPDCSNITWKGPVCGLDGKTYRNECALLKARCKEQPELEVQYQGKCKKTCRDVLCPGSSTCVVDQTNNAYCVTCNRICPESTSPEQYLCGNDGITYSSACHLRKATCLLGRSIGLAYEGKCIKAKSCEDIQCSAGKKCLWDFKIGRGRCALCDEPCPESKSDEAVCASDNTTYPSECAMKKAACYMGVLLEVKHSGSCNSINEDPEEEEEDEDQDYSFPISSILEW